Genomic window (Zingiber officinale cultivar Zhangliang chromosome 2B, Zo_v1.1, whole genome shotgun sequence):
aagaacaagcccacatgaaaatacaaaaagaataagcaatcaaatcaagaaagatactaacaataaaatcaatcaaatccAATGCACAATCTGAAATAAACACACTCTACTAGTTATGCtccccggcaatggcgccaaaatttgatgttgGCCTTTTTGCTTGTCACAAGGCACCCCAAATTGCTAAAGATTGGAACTCAATTAACTAAAGAAAACTCATGTAGTATGGAGTCCCGAGTCGTATTTTTCTAAGGATGACTAGTGAATGTGTGAGCTAATTCtaaaattgattcaaattgaattctcTCGTAAACAAGGTCAATTAAGCACTTCCATAATTCAACTCCCCTCGTCAAGCTTACAACAACTAATTCGGATTTAAATGAACCATTAAACCAAGTTAATCAACAAACAATTTCAGTGTCCTTTGAACTCATGGGCTCAATTCACTTGCTGAATTACAGAAATAGCCTTTTCATTCTCATCACAATCAAATTCAACACTTACTTGATCACCAAATCTTTAATTCACTCCACAATCAACAAGGCTAACAGAAGTTGTAATGAAACTAAACTcaagaattgaaactaaactctAACTTGTGGAAACCGAAACATGAATTAAAAACTAGAAATTAATTGCAACTAAGTTAGTAATTGAACAAGATTCGGATTGCCAAAAATTCAACAAATCCAGAATGCAAGTAAGAAACTCAGAGATAGAATTGCAGAAACATCAAGTAGGTAAACAGGGGTTTGAATTACGAAAATCTAAAGGAATCAAAGATGGAAACAAGAAATCAGAAATAGAATTGCAAGCTAAGTTAATCAGATCTTCAGATATGATCAAAGTGatgaacaattcaaagacaaatattaagaaataaaaaaccctaaacattccacaaactAAATCCGGATCAGATCTTCTTCATTCTGCAGAAAAATAGAGTCACCTCTGAGAACGCCCTTCGGGTGACCACTGGCGAAAAATCAAGCTTCCAACTAGTGCAACCTTTCAATCACAGCCTCTGGGATCTCCCTTTGGGCTCACGAATTGGCTAGCACTCACATCGCACAAAGATCAGTAGCTCTATTCTGGAAATTGCTTCATCCGGTCAACTGATCAGATTGGTTTGAATGCAGCAGATGAAATGAAGTCGGATTGAAATTGGATGCTTCTGGGAAATGCCCTTCGAGCTCGGTTGGCTAATGGAGATCGCAGATCTAGGGGAAACACCCTTTGCCTGGATCGCGGACAGGAATCATAATTGAACTCACGAACTGGGGAATGCCCTCCGCCGTGATCTGACCTCGGACGATGAACACCGACAGCTCAATGATCACCAGCGATGAAGAAGGTAAGCTCTCGGATCTGAAGGTGGAATGGGAACTCGACCATCggtgcgaagaagaagaagctactgTAGAAGAAATCGCGAAGCCGAGTTGATTACTGAAAAAATGGTGTAAGAATACCTTGTGGAAATCCTTGAAGCGATGAATAGAATTTTCCAGCAGTCGCTTAAACCATCTTTGAGCTGCTCCTCCAAAAGTAGTAAGaaacacactacaacaaaaatattaaaagacaatagttaaaaaccgttgttgtaggccctttaaaaccattgtaattggcagtgttgttaaatgcggtaaaagacaacggtttaaaatcattgtctttgaccacattagacaacagtcatgcaacggatttaaagtgttgtcttttaataccgaagacaacagttctgcaatagtataaaaccgttgtaattgccagttttgcaataattttgatcgcagatatgcttttgacaacaaatacactgttgtctttcttcaaaatttagtttaaaaccatTATCTTTGAATAtttttcacaacggttaaaaaattattgtctatgttgattagaaaatgcatcgcgaatagataaaataatttttttgcacACAAACTGatacaacatatatacattcacaaaaaccattttcaatatatatacattcagttgtcttttatacatcttgtctcaaccaaaaactggtacaacatatgtgtacattcacttaagttaagtttataaacttctacaattactaTAAGCTATCCAAATATGACCACAAGTAGTATCCAATCATGACAACCATAAAAGATGAgaccacaaaattaagtttatcagACCACAACCATGCAAATTAACTTGTCCTTTTTTTGAATAGATCAAGTCAGGATGTGCAACATTCTTCAAGTACCGATCCTTTTTCTGCATACATAATTTCATAGACTTAGCTTGCAAACCCAACTTTCTCccttttctgaaaaaaaaatatagttacaGCCATAGAAAAAGTAGAAACATGCATGTATAAACTGATAATCATTGCAAACTGATAATTGAAATGGATAATCTAATAAATCACTACAAACTAAAGTGATAATTGAAGCAAACAAGCCCCAAAAGTAGAAAACTTATCAACATGTATAAACAATTATAAActtcttagggtgcgtttggttcaagtcatcatgtataaccttggttatgtgattaccaggtaatcacataaccaaggttatagggaataaaacataaccaaatgttgtttggttcaacttaggtaatgcaacaaaaacttgtttgtttgaaggttttaatgaataccttactttaatattttaccgtattaccctcagttacaaaactaactatacatattattattattattattattattattattattattatttatttattttttaatgttttttacttttctttttcttgtatatttttttactttttaatgtattttttattttttaatgtttttatatttttatattatttatatttataacttttttacatttttttaaattttaattttaattaatttattttttttattttttttttatttttataaatttttttttaaaaattcttaaattttttaaaatttttatttttattttttttaaaatttttaatttttttaaaaaattttaaattttttaaatttttttttatatttttataatttttttttaaaattttttgaacattttttaaattatttgttttttaaaaaaattaaatttttaaaacatttttttatttttttacatttttttatatttttttacattttttctctttttttcatgttttttcttatcgaagggtatttttggtaaaaaaaattcgttaaccctggaatcaagaaaaaccttagttttctgaggttttccgattccgggctgcatgacccttttgctgacgtgtcgggcatggaacattacttgggaatcatcgaatacctaaaccaaacaaggtttttgttgataaccttcgatggataaccaaggttatcaagaataaccccgaaccaaacgcacccttatagTTTTGCATCTTTTTCACAGTAGAAACCAAATTGTGAAGTACATAAATCTGGACCTTCTGAAATGTTGAAGTAAAAGAATGGCCAAATAAGCACGAGAAACGTTGTTGCTTCACATTTTCATGAGTAGTCAAGCAAGTGAGAACGAGAAAAGTTGATGAATatataaacttgacattataTCTTAAACCATGTATTATGTGAAAGCAGCTAGAATAGCTAACAGCAGcaacagaaagaaggaatcatagaggaagtcatgtaccttatatctcaacattacagcagcaacactctagtaagatctcaaagcttgcgGATGTGCAGTTTGCATAAAAATCACAAAGCAGTATACAAAACTAGTTTCAACATTATTTctataaaaaagaaagaaaaattagtttttcaaagattCATACCTGTAGAATATAATCCGTTGAGGCTTTTGTCTAGTAGCATTTTTGAAGGAAATAAGTAGCTCCCTGGATATTGCATGGCATATGTTCTACTTAGGCAAGTAAATTGGAAAAGAAAACCAACATTCTatttaaaattggttttagattgTATTTCATACTTTATCATGCCACCAGTAAGAGTTCCTCGCTGAGGATCTTGCCAGACCTTAAACATATCTTGAATTAATTCTTGATGGGCCTAAGCACAGACCAATCCAGCATATTTTGTCACCTCGAGCCAGTCTTAAGACGCAACAAcctgacaacccaaatataatcAAGATAGTAAGGATACATCAAGGCAACTATACATAGAGCAAGAAATGAAGACTGATAAAATTACTTACAACTGCGATAGAAGGGCTAGAATCTTCCCCAGGATGAGGATGTGTTACGTCAGCACCAAATATTATAGTTGGTTGGTCGCTAACAAGAGGAATGCGCCTTGACAATGCATCGACAAGAACTGCGTCCCTTCctccaacctatgaatcaagCCTTAGTAACACAAAGCAGAACAAAAAAATAGATCCACCTTCCATGTACTCACCTTTCCATTGATCTAGAGGCCAACATTAGCAAAGTACTGTTTACTCATCCTGAAAACATGCTTTATCAAACAACATTATGAAACTAAACCAAGGCCAGTCTCACATATCTACTTTTGATCACCTGTAATAACTATGACATATAATAATAAAACGAATGAGGAAAGGGAAAAAATTAAAGCTAAAaggttcaaccaattgatatttatcaacaagcaaaaatatcaagttgtGCACAACACTTTGCTGTGAGACAACAAACAGCTAGGGATATAATACATGGATTAAAGCATTAatgtagaaaaaaattaaaatatgtttTTCACTGAACTAACCTAATTGGTAAAATCCCTACTGAACTAATGAAGCTATCAGGATTGTTCAATTTGGATTTATCTGGAAATCTTTTAAGTGGAGAAATTCCAAAAAACATCAATGCATTATAGCAATTGGAGCCTTTGGATTTATCCAGAAATAATTTATCTGGAGGAATTCCTTCTAGCATGTCCTATATGTAATCTGTGTGGTTTTTAAATTTGTCTTTTAACAACTTATTATGGAAAATTCCACTCGGTGATCAACTTCTAACATTCATTGATCCGTAAGTCTACATGTGAAATCTTGATCTTTGTGGGTTCCCTCTCAATCGAAGTTGCAAGGGTAGTGAGACATCACAAACTCCAAGTCACAAAGAAGGCATAATTATACATAGTTGTTAAAAGACATCACAAACTCCAAGGGTAGATAAGACAGTTTCTCTAATTTAATCATAGACCACTAAAAGAAGTAAACAAAATTATATACGTAGTCGAATGAACAAGTTACGTTCTTGCATTAAAGAAAATGTTATCTTTCACATAATCAAATAAAACATATGCAATGTGTTGGCCACTATAGAATTGCATGACCCATGAACTAAGATACAAGTGCCATTATCATTTTAAGAAAAACAAAGATGCTCTCAACCTAATGATCATAGAGCATACATATAGTTGGATCATACTTGGCTTTATTAGGATTTAGCACCCAAAAGAGAGAATAAAAAAATAGTGGATTGCACATGCAAGAAATGTCTTACAAAACTCTCACATCAAGCAAGCTAATTAAGTATCATCATCTTGAGTGTATTAAAAATGATAGAATTGGGAAGAAAGTGTTGTAGAACAAAGATGAAGTAACTAGAAACTTATTCATATGACAAAAAAATAGCATGGAGCTAAGGCTAAAAATTGTTTTATGGATGAACTAATATGTTGAACTCAAAAAATCAATGAATTGTATTATTAGGTGTTTTTAAAGTAAATGTTAAAAACAAAGAAGAGAGGTCATATAGATCCCTTGACTGAATTGGCGATCCACTAACATTGGATGGACAACAGTTTAATGGATAAAAGTTAACACTCGATAGATTGGAGATATTGTGACTGATTTGAAAATCAGTAGAGAGGTCATGATAGATTTCAGCAGACACCTAAATTATGAATGACAGATATTGCATTTCGTTCTCTTAAGCATTTGGGCGAACAATTGGTCTACACACAACAATCATCATCAGCCAATCAAACTGCCTGAGTTGGTTCTATAGAAAGTTAGGAAAtactaaatatttcattcttCAAAAAGCATAACCAGGATTCATTTATCTAAATTCAATAGTTTTGGAGATGATAGAAATAGATAACTGCAAACAGACAAGGAAAAAAATGCATGGACCTAAAATAGGGATGACATTGAAGGGTCGTTAGAGGACTTTCAGCAAGTCCTTGGCGCCGCTGAAGGTAAAGGTACCTCCATCCTCCAAGTTGAGCACTTTGACAACCCTATCTTCTGCCAGCAATGCATAGCGCCGGGATTGGACGCATAGCGCCGGGATCGGACGCCTAGGCCCAGGGGCTTGTCTGACAAATCCAACTCCACCCCTCGTGCTCGGGTGAACTCCCTGTTTCCGTCGGAGAGTAGCAAAACCTCGTCCCTAATGTTGAGATCCTTCTTCCAAGCATGCATCACGAAAGCATCGTTGACCGAGATGTAGGCAATGGTGTCCATGCCTTTGGCATGCAGCTCCCCAGCCTTTTCCACAAATCCAGGGAGGTGCTTCTGCGAGCATGTCGGGGTAAAGGCCCCCGGGATGGCGAAAAAGATGGCTTTCTTTCCCTTGGTGAGATCAGAGATGGTGATGGTCTGGAGCTCCCCATCGGAGCCGAAGTAGGAGAGGTTGGCGTCAGGAAGATTATCTTCGACGGAGATGGTGGTTGCGACAGCGGGGGCGGAGGCGGAAGAGGCGAAGAGGCGGGGGAAGAGGGAGGACCTACGAGTGTGCAATCGGAGGTGTAGAGTGGTAGTggaaatggagcggtggaagcgGGCGGTAGAAGGGAGGAGGCGGGGCAAAGAAGGGGCAatgggtttagggcttggagaggaaaggagaaggggcggcgGGTTTAGGGCTTGCTGCTACGGTTCGTGGGTTAGCTGAAGGGAGGTCAGGCAACCTATTTTCGGTGGTTCGCCCGTGTGAAGAGATCATAGGTTGGATCGAGAAGGTAAAAGGGTGGAATACGGCGGTAAAAAAtttggggagagggaaagaaaaaacatCGCGGCAAAAAATGGCGAAGGGGAAAAAGCAGTGAAAGAAAAAAAACAGcggtattcaacaacacttaatagacaatgatttttaaaaaccgttgtcgtaatcccaaaaaaagtgcacatagacaacagttttaaaaaactattgtcttagCCTTTAAAAACCATTATCGTAgcccaaaaaaaatataaatagacaacgatttttaaaaaccttTGTCGTAGGCAAAAAAAATTgccaaaagacaacagtttttgttaaaatcgatgttaaaaggtaaaaaaacAATGATTTGGTATAAAccattgtcgtttgagtgttgttaaatgagatttttcttgtagtgacatcCGATATTTTACTCCATCAGTGAATTGTTGGAGAAGCACTGCATGCTCAAACTTGAGAagatgatcttcgggatcagttgTTCTCGAAATTCTACCACATTTAAATTCTGATAATGCTTTGGCAATGGATCATCCAGCACCCGTTGAGAGAATGGAGTGATAATTCTTTTCGGAGAACGATCACTAGATACCAGCTTCCCCTTTTACTTTTCCCTTACAGGGGTTTCTCCATAGGATTCCTGAAGGGCTGCTCTCCACCCCCCTTGTTCCAGAGGTTTTCGAAAATAGGCCTTAGGACGTCGAGTTGGAGAGAGAGGAGTAGAGAACAGATGAATCGGATCTCCTCCTTTGATATCCTTCTCTCGATGATGAGAGGTTACAGACATCACCGGAGGTGGCACTATAGGTAACGTACCACCAATATTGACTTGTTGCTATTGTTGTTGTAGTATCTTCTATACTCTAgcgttgatgagcaactccagatcATCTTACAAGAAATTGATGGTATTGGGTTttctagcttcctccatcttcttaGTCTCAAATCCAGGTGAATAGTTCCCaaagacggtgccaaatttgatcatgtctgagatTTGTGGAGATGAGCACTGGTTCTGATGAATGGCGATGTCCTCCAATTAAGATGAGCTCCGAAGATTTGAAGAAACTCCTCAATGCTCCTGTGCACAATGAGATGAGCCAACAAAACATTAGGGACCTAGGACctgggtggggatccctggctaggtcctccgacgctcaagtcaatcccTCTCAcagatagaagaagaagaagaagagcagtaactgaagtgaaaaatagagtttagatgctagaacttgcgtaccttgccaatagagaggatccccttttttataccacctcacgtgacctccgtaATCATGAGGTGATCCCCGATTCGCTAGAGTTTGTTAAGAGATAAAGTCAAATTTTGTACTTCATGCAATAattctttaaggaatcttttttgtaccccagatgtaatCATTTTGTCGTTTATGACTTGTATTAATAATGGGGACACATCATCATAATTGAAGAAGCTTGTAGAAGATATttcctcactacaagaaaattgggattctacaacacttaaacgacaacgctttttataaaaagcgttgtctatttttttttaacaacgcttttagtgaaaagcgttgtctatttcattattttcttattaatagacaacgcttttctaaaaaccgttgtctattagtgatttttacgggtcaaagacaacgcttcgtaaaaagcgttgtctattagactttattttagtgtctacgacaacattttttaaaaagtgttgtctattgttaagttctcatttaaatcttgattaatacaaaccgttggatctaagtaaggagtagaaaacccaacccttctcccaactcctatctTCCGATCATTTTTGATcctgaacccttctcccaactcctcatctcacgcggccttctccatccaactcctctccagCGAACCACTCCTCCGAACTCCTCTCCGTCAAGACCACACCTTCGTCAAGCGGCAGATCCCGATGCTAAGGCGATCAATCACGACAGATCGACCCATCTCTTCGCCTCCTTCGCCCCCAACGAAGGTATGTTGCTACCGCTGTTTTTCTTGGGGCCTAAAATCGAAGTCTCGTTAGGGGAATTCGGAACCTTCGGCAGCCTCTCTTCCCTCCGGCGAACGTTCACTGTGCTTAGGGTAGAATAGGCGCATCAACTCTCTTCTTCATCTGCATCGCCAAGCTACCCTTTGCTCAGCCGATTCCCTTGCTATTGGGTTCACCTGCAAGTAATCCTCGCGCGCTGATCTCTTCTCGCTATCAGAAGGTCCTTTCTTAGGTTCTTCTCCACTGATTATCTTCTCTTGTCGTTCTTTGTTTACTCGGTAATGTTGAACTTGAGCTCTTGGGGATCTTAGTTAATGGTTGCCTGTGGGTGGGAAAGTTGCTCTTTTTTTGTCTTCTTGTTGTAGTGTTTTAGGGCTTTGTTTCTGAGGTGATGGTTCTTGGTGTTAGGGATTCTTGGTGATCTATTTTCTCCCTTGTGATCGGCAGTTTTGATGGATATACATTGTTTCTTTAATTCTTTCAGGTGTCAGTTAAACTTCGAATTGTAGAGCAAGTTTTCCTTTTAATTCTGTCTATTTTTGGTTCAGGATAGATTCTAAACATGAGTCGTGCCTTTCAAGAGAAGAATGTAAGTGATCAATATAATTGTTCGGATAGATGGGTGAAATTATTTCATCTGCTGTATGATTTTAGATGAGAATGATGGTGGATTTAAGGTCAGTAACCCTCTTCTTTTGGTCAGAGAATCTCCTGGAATTTGATTTCTAGGGTTTCTTTAGATTGCAAAATGTTACTTCTGTTTACAGACTGCGATTGAATTGTGATGCCTTATCTGAGAAAGGTCAAGGTGAGCGTCATAAAGAAAACGTGTAAATGTTAACCACAGAGTAAACACCTTGACTCTCCCAACCACACGCGATCTGCTTGTCAAGTATGCACTGAGGATGGCAATCACTTCCTACTCTAGGAAGAATATGAAACATAGAAAAGAGGGAAAAACTTTGTCCCAAGAAACAAAGGTAGCAGTGATCAAAGGTATGCTCTACTGAAGCCCTCATCAACTCGACTTTTTGATTTCTATGGTTTCTTTAGATTACAAAATGTTTCTTCTATTTACTGAGTACTACAAACCACAGTTTATCATATTATAGTTGATTCTCTAGCAAAGTTTTACATTTTGAACTCGTTTATTTTGATTTGAAATGTCTAAAACTTTTACTAATGTTTGATGGTAAAATTTGGTGTTTGGTTCTTTATGCAACTTTTTATTGTTTGCTATGATAACTTTTACTGAGTACTGCAATCATCCATATCTATTCCAAGGTGCAGAACCTGGGCCACCTTATACAACTGGAGAAAATCTTATTACAAATGCAGGTAACTCCAAATTCTTTTGAGGTATTTTTACCTCAGTTGAAGTATGATAATTTTACTATAGTGATAATTCCTTGTTTTCTGAACATATAGTTGTTTTTGTAGGAAAAATGGTCCTGTTAGATAAGCTGTTGCCTAAACTGAAGGAACGAGATTCCAGAGTTCTAATATTTTCACAGGTCTATATCAATTGGGTCTTTAGTTTATCATTTGGAATTACATGCAAAGCCTGCTATTTTCACTTTTAATCTATTTGAAACTTGTGATATTTAATCTTTGTTGTTTACATATCTTGTTTGTCATAATCAAACTGTTTTTGTTCCAACTTGTTTCACATATAGCTGCCCAGTATTTGCTTCTAATGCTTGTTATTTACATATCTTGTTTCTCATAATCAGATTTTTCCCTCTAAATTGTTTCATACATATCTGCCCAGTCTTACTTGCAGTAGAAGGTAACATATTAGTGTTTTATTGATTTAACACAActgtttgtgttgtaatttagatGACTAGACTTCTGGACATACTGGAAGATTACTTGCTATATCGTGGTTACCAATATTGCCGGATTGATGGGAATACTGGGGGAGAAGAACGGGATGCTTCCATTGAAACATTTAATCAACCTGGAAGCCAAAAGTTCATTTTCTTACTTTCTACAAGAGCTGGTGGATTGGGAATTAATCTTGCTACAGCTGATGTTGTCATTCTCTATGATAGTGACGGGTATTCCTCTTCCATTATGTGAATCATGTTGCTACATTTATGCTCATCACTAAATTGTTATGGATACCTCTACTAGGAATCCACAAGTTGATTTGCAAGCACAGGATCATGCTCATAGAATTGGGCAAAAGAAAGAAGTTCAAGTGTTCCGTTTCTGTACTGAGGTATCATAATATTTCAGTTTAGTTTAACAGTTTAACGATGTTTTTGAATCATTTGACATATCTAAAATGTAGTTTGCAATTGAGGAGAAAGTGATAGAGAGAGCATACAAGAAGCTTGCACTTGATGCCTTGGTTATTCAACAAGGACGATTAGCAGAACAGAAAAGTAATGATTTTTTCAAAGAGCTTACTAATGTGGTTCAAGCAATTTATCCATTATCTATCAGTTTTTTTGTTTCTAATCAATAACTTCCTCGATGCAGCTGTTAATAAAGATGAACTTctacaaatggttagatttggtGCTGAAATGGTTTTTAGCTCCAAGGACAATACAATAACTGATGAGGATATCGATCGTATCATAGCTAAAGGAGAAGAAGCGACTGCAGAACTTGATGTGAAAATGAAAAAGTTTACAGAGGATGCGATAAAGTTTAAGATGGATGACAGTATGTTGATTCCTTTCTGATAGCAATTCCTAGATATTTCCTTGGATGACTTATGTAATTTCTGTTTTTTGTTACAGTTGCTGACTTGTTACGCggtcagaattctattattttggtatgagtttgaaatcattagttgagttgattatatgtaaaattcgaatctagacatggtaaaagaaaaataatagtttcgtaaatataaaaataatgatttttaaataattttttaaaatttttttctttaaaacgacaacgcttttaaagcgttgcaaaaagtgttgtttttgtaaaaaaaacaacaacgcttttaaagcgttgcaaaaagtgttgtttttgtaaaaaaaacaacaacgcttttaaaacgttgtaatagtgttgtctttgcaaaacatgactacgcttttaaagcgttgtaaaaacgttgtcttcgctacaaacgacaacgctttaaaagcgttgtcgttgagcagacttttaacaacagtgcctttaacaacgctttttctggcacaaagacaacgctttaaaagcgttgtctattagcttttttcttgtagtgcctgccaaatattctgttaagcatgtctcggCTGGTCGTTCAAGGTCACATTTACTATTCAGAATGCCTCCTGTTAAATATGTTTCGGTCGATCGTTCAAGCCAGCCACATATACTGTTCATAATATCTCTTGTTAAATATGTTTCGGTCGGTCATTCAAGTTGATCACATATACTGTTTGAAATACCTCCTATTAAATATGTTTCGGTCAATAGTTCAAGCCAGCCGCATATACTATTCAGAATACCTCCTGTTACATATGTCTCGGTCGATCGTTCAAGTCGGCCATATATTAAGAACGTGTTATAAGGCTAAGTAACTATATGCTTGGACGGGCTCTACAATCCAGTCGaatatatatgagcacgtgggtgctcgctcggtctACAGTTGGCCAGTAATATGCTGAAAATAATATatgaggctaaatgtctttatactcagggagctttgcccgaccgagcatatatgagtacGTGGACACTCATTCGACCTGCGATCAAACAGTTATATCCTGAGAGttgtatataaggctaaatgcctttatactTGAGCGGGTTTTGCTCGGTCAAGCATATATGAGCGCGAAGGCACTCTCTCGGGCCCTGGGCCTGCGGTCGGCTggttatatgctgagagttatatataaggctaaatgcctttatgctcaggcggACTTTTCCCGACCAAGCATATGTGAGGGAAGAGGCACTCTCTCGGCCTGcggtcgaccggtaatatactaaaagttatatgtaaggctaaatgcctttatgctcgggcgggctttgctcgaccgagcatatatgagtacGTGGGTGCTCGATCAGCCTGCGGTCGGCTGGTTATATGCTGAGAGttgtatataaggctaaatgcctttatgctcgggcgagctttacccgaccgagcatatatgagcgcggAGGTGCTCTCTCGGCTTGCGGTTGGCTAgttatatgctgagagttatatataaggctaaatgcctttatgctcagg
Coding sequences:
- the LOC122045740 gene encoding ISWI chromatin-remodeling complex ATPase CHR11-like isoform X1, with product MAITSYSRKNMKHRKEGKTLSQETKVAVIKGAEPGPPYTTGENLITNAGKMVLLDKLLPKLKERDSRVLIFSQMTRLLDILEDYLLYRGYQYCRIDGNTGGEERDASIETFNQPGSQKFIFLLSTRAGGLGINLATADVVILYDSDGNPQVDLQAQDHAHRIGQKKEVQVFRFCTEFAIEEKVIERAYKKLALDALVIQQGRLAEQKTVNKDELLQMVRFGAEMVFSSKDNTITDEDIDRIIAKGEEATAELDVKMKKFTEDAIKFKMDDSMLIPF
- the LOC122045740 gene encoding ISWI chromatin-remodeling complex ATPase CHR11-like isoform X2 — protein: MAITSYSRKNMKHRKEGKTLSQETKVAVIKEPGPPYTTGENLITNAGKMVLLDKLLPKLKERDSRVLIFSQMTRLLDILEDYLLYRGYQYCRIDGNTGGEERDASIETFNQPGSQKFIFLLSTRAGGLGINLATADVVILYDSDGNPQVDLQAQDHAHRIGQKKEVQVFRFCTEFAIEEKVIERAYKKLALDALVIQQGRLAEQKTVNKDELLQMVRFGAEMVFSSKDNTITDEDIDRIIAKGEEATAELDVKMKKFTEDAIKFKMDDSMLIPF
- the LOC122045740 gene encoding ISWI chromatin-remodeling complex ATPase CHR11-like isoform X3 encodes the protein MVLLDKLLPKLKERDSRVLIFSQMTRLLDILEDYLLYRGYQYCRIDGNTGGEERDASIETFNQPGSQKFIFLLSTRAGGLGINLATADVVILYDSDGNPQVDLQAQDHAHRIGQKKEVQVFRFCTEFAIEEKVIERAYKKLALDALVIQQGRLAEQKTVNKDELLQMVRFGAEMVFSSKDNTITDEDIDRIIAKGEEATAELDVKMKKFTEDAIKFKMDDSMLIPF